The Gemmatimonadota bacterium genome has a segment encoding these proteins:
- a CDS encoding serine/threonine protein kinase: protein MTEDPRHWARVDELFAEALSLEAGEREAYLDRACGADEALRGEVVALLASVTAASDRIGDSADALFVPSGPLVDAPDAALPEGSIVGPYRVRRLVGRGGMGNVYAAVRDDGSLTRDVALKVVRQGAASPGLIRRLRREQRILAGLEHVGIARLYDAGMTKEGTPYLVMEFVDGVRIDTWVRDAGLDTRAILTVFDDVCDAVAFAHQRFVIHRDLKPANILVDAQRRARLLDFGIARLTDETDEETLTRPGQLVLTPEYASPEQARGEPATAAMDVYALGVLLHELLTGVRPEWQRMVMTQQSLVGVERAMRAPSAVAADATRARDLRGDLDQVILTALAPDPARRYATVQELRDDLRRVRDGYAIRARRPGIAERTWRAARRNPVLASAWSAAIVLGIAFLASVFVQNARVGRERDRATAARDSAAADRDRALATNRVLSSLFDAADPWNTRDGAPVTLGEALDRGVARVNRELAGQPAARAVLLTAIGKAYTGLARFDDAQAALDTARALQAADPASTADERAATLTALGLLASARGLTTAAESLHTSALQLRTDSIPRPRDSVVAPAAPAPDRRLAIALVNVGASHMDARRFDSARVYLDSGIAVLRAQRPMDSTALAEALNNRATLAMRGNDFPLAARLASEALGINRLVLGNDHPRVAGETANLAFLLDRTGRSAEAEPMVREALRVLGARVPAGHPTIRSARVLLGNILSRTGQLEEASGLIADVVRVERTLPEAQAGFSVTLDNYAGVLEKLGRHSDALATYREALEVARQTSGPENPGVAIMQGKVADMACRVDGPSEEVLRLFGESNQGLERIFPETHPFRVGGRGTRAMCLLRADRRTEGEPELVAAFDVARRGPPQLHGMARLFGNDLVALYTRFGDQQKASVVRAQVDSLTAPGSR from the coding sequence ATGACCGAGGATCCCAGGCATTGGGCGCGCGTCGACGAACTCTTCGCGGAGGCGCTGTCGCTGGAAGCGGGGGAACGCGAAGCCTACCTTGATCGTGCCTGCGGCGCCGACGAGGCCTTGCGCGGGGAAGTCGTCGCCTTGCTCGCGTCGGTCACAGCCGCGTCGGACCGGATCGGCGACTCCGCGGACGCGCTGTTTGTGCCCTCCGGGCCCCTCGTGGACGCGCCCGACGCTGCGCTCCCCGAAGGCTCCATCGTCGGCCCGTATCGCGTCCGTCGACTCGTCGGCCGCGGTGGGATGGGCAACGTCTACGCGGCCGTCCGCGACGATGGCTCGCTCACCCGCGACGTCGCCCTCAAGGTGGTGCGGCAGGGCGCCGCCTCCCCCGGACTGATCCGTCGCCTGCGGCGCGAGCAGCGGATCCTCGCCGGACTCGAGCACGTCGGCATCGCGCGACTCTACGACGCCGGGATGACGAAGGAGGGGACGCCGTACCTCGTCATGGAGTTCGTCGACGGAGTGCGCATCGACACCTGGGTCCGCGACGCGGGGCTCGACACCCGGGCCATCCTCACCGTGTTCGACGATGTCTGCGATGCGGTCGCGTTTGCGCACCAGCGTTTCGTGATTCACCGCGACCTCAAGCCGGCCAACATCCTCGTCGACGCGCAGCGCCGCGCCCGGCTGCTGGACTTTGGCATCGCACGCCTCACCGACGAGACCGACGAGGAAACACTCACCCGTCCGGGCCAGCTGGTCCTCACCCCGGAATACGCCTCGCCCGAACAGGCGCGCGGCGAGCCGGCGACCGCAGCAATGGACGTGTACGCCCTGGGTGTCCTGCTGCACGAGCTGCTCACCGGGGTGCGTCCCGAGTGGCAGCGGATGGTGATGACGCAGCAGTCCCTGGTTGGTGTCGAGCGGGCCATGCGTGCGCCCAGCGCTGTGGCCGCCGATGCCACGCGAGCGCGTGACCTGCGCGGCGACCTCGACCAGGTGATTCTCACGGCGCTCGCGCCCGATCCGGCACGCCGTTACGCCACGGTCCAGGAGCTGCGCGACGACCTGCGCCGCGTACGGGACGGCTACGCGATTCGCGCCCGCCGTCCTGGTATCGCCGAGCGCACCTGGCGCGCCGCCCGCCGCAACCCGGTCCTCGCCAGCGCATGGTCGGCGGCGATCGTCCTTGGCATCGCCTTCCTCGCGAGTGTCTTCGTCCAGAACGCACGAGTCGGGCGGGAACGCGACCGCGCGACAGCCGCGCGGGATTCAGCAGCCGCAGATCGTGATCGCGCCCTCGCCACCAACCGCGTCCTCTCCTCGCTCTTCGACGCGGCCGATCCCTGGAACACTCGCGACGGCGCCCCGGTGACGCTTGGCGAGGCGCTCGACCGCGGCGTGGCCCGGGTCAACCGGGAGCTGGCCGGACAACCCGCCGCACGGGCCGTGTTGCTGACGGCCATCGGCAAGGCCTACACAGGGCTTGCGCGCTTCGACGATGCCCAGGCGGCCCTGGACACCGCGCGTGCCTTGCAGGCGGCCGATCCGGCGTCGACGGCCGATGAACGGGCTGCGACGCTCACCGCCCTCGGACTCCTCGCCTCGGCGCGCGGACTGACGACGGCGGCGGAGTCCTTGCACACCAGTGCCCTGCAGCTCCGCACAGATTCGATCCCGCGGCCGCGGGACTCGGTCGTCGCACCTGCTGCGCCTGCGCCGGATCGCAGACTGGCGATCGCCTTGGTGAACGTGGGCGCGAGTCACATGGACGCGCGACGGTTCGATTCGGCGCGCGTGTACCTCGATTCCGGCATCGCCGTGTTGCGCGCGCAGCGACCCATGGACTCGACCGCGCTGGCCGAGGCCCTCAACAACCGGGCGACGCTCGCCATGCGGGGCAACGACTTTCCCCTGGCCGCGCGCCTGGCCTCCGAAGCCCTCGGCATCAACCGCCTCGTCCTCGGGAACGACCATCCCCGCGTGGCCGGGGAAACGGCCAATCTGGCCTTCCTCCTCGACCGCACCGGGCGGAGCGCCGAGGCGGAACCCATGGTCCGCGAGGCGCTGCGCGTCCTTGGCGCTCGCGTACCTGCCGGTCACCCAACCATCCGCAGCGCTCGCGTGTTGCTCGGCAATATCCTCTCGCGCACGGGGCAACTCGAGGAAGCATCAGGGCTGATTGCCGACGTCGTGCGGGTCGAACGCACGCTGCCGGAGGCACAAGCGGGATTCTCCGTCACGCTCGACAACTATGCTGGCGTCCTCGAGAAACTCGGGCGACATTCCGATGCCTTGGCGACCTATCGTGAGGCGCTGGAGGTGGCCCGTCAAACATCCGGCCCGGAGAACCCCGGGGTGGCCATCATGCAGGGCAAGGTCGCCGACATGGCCTGCCGGGTGGACGGCCCCTCCGAGGAGGTGCTGCGGTTGTTTGGGGAGTCGAACCAGGGGCTGGAACGCATCTTTCCGGAGACACATCCCTTTCGCGTTGGAGGGCGCGGGACGCGGGCGATGTGCCTGCTCCGCGCCGACCGCCGCACCGAAGGCGAGCCCGAGCTGGTGGCGGCGTTCGATGTCGCCCGGCGAGGGCCGCCGCAGTTGCATGGGATGGCGCGTTTGTTCGGCAACGATCTCGTGGCCCTGTACACCCGCTTTGGCGACCAGCAAAAGGCCAGCGTCGTCCGCGCACAGGTCGACTCCCTCACCGCCCCAGGCTCCCGCTGA